The DNA window ATGTAATTGCTTCCAAGGAATTCATACGTGTGATGTGATACTAATCATAGTTATTCATATAGGACCGTTCAAACCCTACCAAATTCAAATGTCCACATTTTCTTGATAGGTGATTGTAGACCACACATAGTCTCATTCGATGACGtattttttttgatgaatttatcatcTCTTTAAATAACTTTACTTATTTGGGTTCTTATCAAagtcgaaaaataaaatttagaccGAGAATAATATCGAATCTGTTAAGAAAATCATCAACTCTCAATAAATaacactttaaaaattttcttaaaagaaTTAACCTATTGTAAACAATAACCATATCGAATACATATTCATATACACTATATTTCTCCAAATAAGAATAACATGGATGAAACTAATATCTAGATCCAAAATTCATAGGCCATAATCTGATGGATCTGAATCGAATTGAAGTATGAAGTTTAGGATTTACACTGTTTTTTCATGTTTATGATGGTTGTGGAAGAATCATTGAGCTGCCTAAGTTGAAATGTGTTGTAAAAAACATCATTACATATTGTGAAATTATGTCTTGGTTTCTGGTCTGTCTGAACACAAAGTCATCACcacatttttatgttttgttttcaattattaccttagattaaatatttttcgtAGTCTGAAAGCATACAAATGTTGGGAGGTAGATATTGGAAGTCAATgctttgattattttatattcGTTTTGAAGATTATGAGAAGATTGGTTTATTCGTTTACTGCTAAAACGTACGTGTTATTGATTAAGTCTAGATATGTGTAGGTACCCAATATAAATATCGTCTCTACTTTTTTGTACGGTTAAGGCCACTAATATGTTCATATGCAATCCCAAAAATTCTTTAAAGGGTgactaaattattattaactttatattttagttatttaattttaaaaaattacaaaatgcttattaaattatttgaaagttttcatttaagttaatgagatattaaatttttttcttaaaaagtcTGGCAATTGAACTCCAAATGACAATTCGAGAATTAGTATGATGGATCAATATCAATTgataagtagaagaacataccttagatccagtTGACTTGACGGTCAATGTCAGAGATCGAAAAAGAAAGTTGGTTCATGAGAACAAATGAACTGcggaagaaaaagagaagaaaatcttTTGATTGGTACAGGCGGTACGAACAAAGAAAGTCATACATCAACGATTTTAacagtttagtgacttaaataaatttttttgaatagtcTAGTGACTGTTGTGTAACTTTTTTAAGTTAAGTAACTAAAACATCAAGTTACTAATAACTTAATGACCTTGAATGCAATTTACCcttctttaaatatataaaagattaaaaaatatttttatattaaacatATATCTATATCCGAGATGTGATTCACATTAATCGGTCAAAAACTAAAAAGAAGGCAATAATTTGAGAGGAAATTTTAAAACCGTATACGTCAACTATATGGAGTTAATGGTCAAAGCGTGCTCGACGGTTGAATATTTTTCCACAACccatatttgtttatttaattattatgtttaaataattattgtaGACATCTGTCGCCAGTTTGCTTTGAAATAAGTTAGCAACCATTTCTTGTGTATAAATgaagtaatttttaattataaagttaaatttaacctcattaatttaatttttattttttttaattaaatttagttttaattttttaaaaagagccCAATTTCATTATTAATCTTTTGAAAAAAgtggaattaatttttttaacaaaaatattgactaaaatgttaaaattttgaaacatgaTAACCGCAAGACAATCTCCGTATACttcatacttttttttatatgaaatttaataattttttaaaattttaaatttttacaataaaaaattaataactaaattaactcaaaaataccaaattaataataaattaaaaataatctgaCCATTGTTCAACTGGGGCAATTTAAATATAAGGTAACATTTTAATTCCCCTTTGATAAAGTTTTTCACATAATTTAAAACAACaattagtttttaataaaatatcaaacaaCACTTTTAGACCCCACATTGAACATCTTCATGGGACTAAATCAAGACACatgcatatatctatatataaatatcaaacacCAAAATTATACTGAGATTTTAAACCACAAATATTGTCCCATGAAGGTTCAAATCAAAGTATTTTCCTTCATGGATCAGGTTGAGCTTCGGTTCCGGTTCTGTTATATTCCGATTTCGGTTCCGAATCAGATTCGGCATCGAATTTCCCGCCAGAGGGGCTTCTCTTCATCGAAGATGTCTTAGTTAGATGACTGTAACTGCCTTTTTCCTTAAACAATTGAGCGAAATGGTGCTTGCAATACAGGAAACCGTCCAATGCGGCATATGACGATGTTGTAAGAAAACAACCTCCATGTGCACACCTAAAGCAGTTTTTATGGTATATTTCACCTTCCACAGTCACCTGTAATTTACAGGTTGGATGGTATATTCTCGTACTTATGTTTGAAAATATGtccgaaaaaattgaaaatgaaaacaatacCTTTTCTAAAGGATAACAAGTTTTCTTACAGACTCCACATTTGTCTTGTGTGCCAGAGAAAAGGGATGCAACTTTGCTTGGTGCCCTTTGCtgtgtaattaaaaaatataatatgaatgtatgaaatttatatatcaaaaaaataatataatgtttttaGGGCATGGTTGGAGTTTACCAGTCCATTGGGCTTGTCTGAAAATCCATTAAAACAAACCATTGTTagccaaaatgaaaataaaaatgaaccaAAGTATAAGTTAGTTTAGTTTGAAAAGCTTAATctcgaaatatatatatatatatatatatataaaagatgtcACCTTTGGAAGTGTAACTCCCGGTTCCCCTAAAGAATTGCTCAAAGTGAGGCTTGCAATAAAGGTTTCCTTCCCTTTGACAATGGCTTCCCATCTAggatgaaaatgaaaaacaaaatataaaaattaaattaaagcaaTGCACAGGACAACGAGAAAAGTGAAGATGAATGCATTTAACATCTATGAAAATGGTAGTATTTTCAAACAATGTTTTTTAAATTGAACTGATGATCAAACTGATTAGGTCATCGATTCGTCGATCTGACCAGTTcgattaaaaaacactaattcaaCCATtggttcaatttattttttaattaattcaaccTGTCTAATCTAATTTAAACATCTTCAGTTTCTTAGTGGAGCAAAGATTGATCATGGAATTCACaatattatgattttaaaaaaaattatggtaaatACAGAAAAGGTACCACAAGAAGGCCTTTGCAATGACTGCATCTAAAACAAGTCTTATGATAAGGTACACCATCAACAGATACCATTTCAATGAAATGAACAGTCTTATCACAAGACCTGCATTTCTCTGTCGTCCCACTAAAAGCCATTTTCttgtaatgaaaaaaaaagaggcaCAAATGACAATAAGAAAACaaggggaaaaaaagaaagaaagaaaagaaaatggaggtTTAATTCAATGGAAGACAACAAGAGTGAGTTTCTAATGTCTGTCTCACAGCATTGATATAGAAAAACCATCCAATTCAAGACTTCACTTTAATTAGCAAATGTTAAAAACAGAGAGATTTTATAGGTTAAAAATTATGTAATGAAAATAAACACATGGATTATGTGAATTGGCGCTTGTTAAGGATACGTAA is part of the Gossypium hirsutum isolate 1008001.06 chromosome D11, Gossypium_hirsutum_v2.1, whole genome shotgun sequence genome and encodes:
- the LOC107903059 gene encoding LIM domain-containing protein PLIM2b, which gives rise to MAFSGTTEKCRSCDKTVHFIEMVSVDGVPYHKTCFRCSHCKGLLVMGSHCQREGNLYCKPHFEQFFRGTGSYTSKDKPNGLQRAPSKVASLFSGTQDKCGVCKKTCYPLEKVTVEGEIYHKNCFRCAHGGCFLTTSSYAALDGFLYCKHHFAQLFKEKGSYSHLTKTSSMKRSPSGGKFDAESDSEPKSEYNRTGTEAQPDP